A single region of the Maniola jurtina chromosome 6, ilManJurt1.1, whole genome shotgun sequence genome encodes:
- the LOC123866033 gene encoding eukaryotic translation initiation factor 4 gamma 2 produces MYAQLCKRLSEEAPNFEPPGQPCTFKLLLLNKCRAEFENRAQAFAAFGERALAPEDEERRHLAKCKMLGNIKFIGELGKLEILAESILHRCIQALLARRAAAEQQEDLECLAQLVRTVGRVLDSERGRGLMDQYFRRIETLSAARELAPRLRFMLRDVVELRRSGWVPRAAAAAEGPVPMHQLRGDEPRREREPPFRGGRSRPLDDVLAGLALAPQDRLLGNGFREPRRAPGYFPRHKPAAAPRRAARAPPSSLQDVQMRPPSNALLFTATRLSRPAAPPLAPLPAFAAKPPPPKEPALAIAIKPQPDKRDKPKKDKALNKEEACRLAIEAVNALAARAPVAPDAPDAPEPDDAEPEPDDEPALQRLRDLQLPDKVLRRVVAAVLEHALAAELPAGAGGDDDAAVHALCAAAARVLRGVTRAAPAELRALLARHPHARLPALLAHAALRGLLSLGELGAWCEGGAHGALLLDALVALSRAAGGERAAALVARAKLDVCAHVAEREAGAAAALEALEARGLGALAPQLRVRAALARQLAADPAPAALYRWIRANVDAAVRADAGFVSGAVLLLAQRATAAAGAGGAAPERAALERERALAEEYAPLLRALLEGRAELQLAAVYALQLHAHALRYPKGLLLRWFMYLYNLEVCEEDAFLRWREDVTDAYPGKGEALFQVNTWLTWLQQQESEDEEAED; encoded by the exons ATGTACGCGCAGCTGTGCAAGCGCCTCAGCGAGGAGGCGCCTAACTTCGAGCCGCCCGGCCAGCCCTGCACCTTCAAGCTGCTGCTGCTCAACAAGTGCCGCGCCGAGTTCGAGAACCGCGCGCAGGCCTTCGCGGCCTTCGGCGAGCGCGCGCTGGCGCCCGAGGACGAGGAGCGCCGCCACCTGGCCAAGTGCAAGATGCTGGGCAACATCAAGTTCATCGGCGAGCTGGGCAAGCTGGAGATCCTGGCCGAGTCCATCCTGCACCGCTGCATCCAGGCGCTGCTGGCGCGCCGCGCTGCCGCCGAGCAGCAGGAGGACCTCGAGTGCCTGGCGCAGCTGGTGCGCACCGTGGGCCGCGTGCTGGACTCGGAGCGCGGCCGCGGCCTCATGGACCAGTACTTCCGGCGCATCGAGACGCTGAGCGCGGCGCGCGAGCTGGCGCCGCGCCTGCGCTTCATGCTGCGCGACGTGGTGGAGCTGCGCCGCTCCGGCTGGGtgccgcgcgccgccgccgccgccgagGGGCCCGTGCCAATGCACCAGCTGCGCGGCGACGAGCCGCGGCGCGAGCGCGAGCCGCCCTTCCGCGGCGGCCGCTCGCGCCCGCTGGACGACGTGCTGGCCGGCCTGGCGCTGGCGCCTCAGGACCGCCTGCTGGGCAACGGCTTCCGCGAGCCGCGCCGTGCGCCCGGCTACTTCCCGCGCCACaagcccgccgccgcgccgcgccgggccgcgcgcgcgccgcccagCAGCCTGCAGGATGTGCAGATGCGCCCGCCCTCCAACGCGCTGCTGTTCACAGCCACGCGGCTGTCGcgccccgccgcgccgccgctgGCGCCGCTGCCCGCCTTCGCCGCCAAGCCGCCGCCGCCCAAGGAGCCCGCCCTCGCCATCGCCATCAAGCCGCAGCCCGACAAGCGCGACAAGCCCAAGAAGGACAAG GCCCTCAACAAGGAGGAGGCGTGCCGCCTGGCCATCGAGGCGGTGAACGCGCTGGCGGCGCGCGCGCCCGTCGCGCCCGACGCGCCCGACGCGCCCGAGCCCGATGACGCGGAGCCCGAGCCCGACGACGAGCCCGCGCTGCAGCGCCTGCGCGACCTGCAGCTGCCCGACAAG GTGCTGCGGCGCGTCGTGGCCGCCGTGCTGGAGCACGCGCTGGCGGCCGAGCTGCCCGCCGGCGCGGGCGGCGACGACGACGCGGCCGTGCACGCGCTgtgcgccgccgccgcgcgcgtCCTGCGCGGCGTCacgcgcgccgcgcccgccgagCTGCGCGCGCTGCTGGCGCGCCACCCGCACGCGCGCCTGCCCGCGCTGCTGGCGCACGCCGCGCTGCGCGGCCTGCTGTCGCTGGGCGAGCTGGGCGCGTGGTGCGAGGGCGGCGCGCACGGCGCGCTGCTGCTGGACGCGCTGGTGGCGCTGAGTcgcgcggcgggcggcgagCGCGCGGCCGCGCTGGTTGCGCGCGCCAAGCTGGACGTGTGCGCGCACGTGGCGGAGCGCgaggcgggcgcggcggcggcgctgGAGGCGCTGGAGGCGCGCGGGCTGGGCGCGCTGGCGCCGCAGCTGCGCGTGCGCGCGGCACTGGCGCGGCAGCTGGCCGCGGaccccgcgcccgccgcgctgTACCGCTGGATCCGCGCCAACGTGGACGCGGCCGTGCGCGCCGACGCGGGCTTCGTGAGCGGCGCCGTGCTGCTGCTGGCGCAGCGCGCgacggcggcggcgggcgcgggcggcgcggcgccggaGCGCGCGGCGCTGGAGCGCGAGCGCGCGCTGGCGGAGGAGTACGCGCCGCTGCTGCGCGCGCTGCTGGAGGGGCGCGCGGAGCTGCAGCTGGCGGCGGTGTACGCGCTGCAGCTGCACGCGCACGCGCTGCGCTACCCCAAGGGGCTGCTGCTGCGCTGGTTCATGTACCTCTACAACCTGGAGGTGTGCGAGGAGGACGCCTTCCTGCGCTGGCGCGAGGACGTCACCGACGCCTACCCGGGCAAGGGCGAGGCGCTGTTCCAG GTCAACACGTGGCTGACGTGGCTGCAGCAGCAGGAGTCGGAGGACGAGGAGGCGGAGGACTAG